The Streptomonospora litoralis genome window below encodes:
- a CDS encoding SGNH/GDSL hydrolase family protein has translation MSGFGNGRDIISYVALGDSFTEGMNDPYAESTGTGQERYRGWADRLAEHLARTCGEVRYANLAVRGKLIREIVQRQVPRAVELAPDLVTLCAGGNDIIRPGGDPDATARIFEAAVRRLAATGSRIVVFTGMDTGFQPVMRHLRGKIATYNMHLRAVADEHGCDVVDLWSMRVLQDRRAWSGDRLHLSAEGHRRIALRVCELLDACPPADWRDPWPAEEPLPWRAARQDDLHWAREFLVPWIGRRLTGRSSGDGRTAKRPELERLEPARYRN, from the coding sequence ATGAGCGGGTTTGGGAACGGGCGCGACATCATCTCCTACGTGGCTCTCGGTGACAGCTTCACCGAGGGCATGAACGATCCCTACGCCGAGAGCACCGGCACCGGGCAGGAGCGCTATCGCGGCTGGGCGGACCGCCTCGCCGAGCATCTCGCCCGGACGTGCGGCGAGGTCCGATACGCAAACCTGGCCGTGCGGGGCAAGCTGATCCGCGAGATCGTGCAGCGGCAGGTGCCGCGGGCCGTGGAGCTCGCCCCGGACCTGGTGACCCTCTGCGCCGGCGGCAACGACATCATCCGCCCCGGCGGCGATCCCGACGCCACGGCGCGGATCTTCGAGGCGGCCGTGCGGCGGCTGGCGGCCACCGGCTCGCGCATCGTCGTCTTCACCGGGATGGACACCGGTTTTCAGCCGGTCATGCGCCACCTGCGCGGCAAGATCGCCACCTACAACATGCATCTGCGCGCCGTCGCCGACGAACACGGCTGCGACGTGGTCGACCTGTGGAGCATGCGGGTGCTGCAGGACCGGCGGGCCTGGAGCGGCGACCGGCTGCACCTGTCCGCCGAAGGGCACCGGCGGATCGCGCTGCGCGTCTGCGAGCTGCTGGACGCCTGCCCGCCGGCGGACTGGCGCGATCCCTGGCCAGCCGAGGAGCCGCTGCCGTGGAGGGCCGCACGCCAGGATGACCTGCACTGGGCCCGGGAGTTCCTGGTGCCGTGGATCGGCCGCCGCTTGACGGGACGCTCCTCGGGCGACGGGCGCACCGCGAAGCGGCCCGAGCTGGAGCGGTTGGAACCCGCGCGGTACCGGAACTGA
- a CDS encoding Fur family transcriptional regulator, producing MSTRRETVRQALNESTGFRSAQDLYADLRSEGSKIGLTTVYRALQALSDSGEIDVLRTDDGEAVYRACITETHHHHLVCRRCGKAVEVEGPAVERWADSVAAQNGFTDITHTVEVFGTCANCAAAH from the coding sequence ATGAGCACACGACGCGAGACCGTACGCCAGGCCCTCAACGAGAGCACCGGATTCCGCAGCGCCCAGGACCTGTATGCGGACCTCCGCTCGGAGGGCTCCAAAATCGGCCTGACCACCGTCTACCGGGCGCTGCAGGCCCTCAGCGACTCCGGTGAGATCGACGTTCTGCGCACGGACGACGGCGAGGCCGTCTACCGCGCCTGCATCACCGAGACCCACCACCACCATCTGGTCTGCCGCCGATGCGGCAAGGCTGTCGAGGTCGAGGGCCCGGCGGTCGAGCGCTGGGCCGACTCCGTGGCCGCCCAGAACGGGTTCACCGACATCACGCACACCGTCGAGGTCTTCGGCACCTGCGCGAACTGCGCCGCCGCGCACTGA
- a CDS encoding metal ABC transporter ATP-binding protein encodes MSTLATGTAAPGRTASGAPPAVRVVDASVSYDRTPVLGGVNLEVAAGETLAILGPNGSGKSTLMRAMLGLVPLSAGRIELHGAQPRRFRDWSRIGYVPQRLSAGGGVPATVREVVASGQVSRRRRLHRTTAAQRSAVTEALEAVDLADRSRDSVHELSGGQQQRVLIARALAARPDTFLMDEPMAGVDAASQRALARTVTRLSARGATVVLVLHELGPLEPLIGRSVVLSGGRVAHDGAPPPPEGECARPGHDHVHPHAGHEPAPPALPDIEVPRRG; translated from the coding sequence GTGTCCACCCTTGCCACCGGCACCGCCGCACCCGGCCGCACCGCCTCCGGTGCGCCTCCCGCCGTCCGCGTGGTCGACGCCTCGGTCTCCTATGACCGCACCCCCGTCCTCGGCGGGGTGAACCTGGAGGTCGCCGCCGGCGAGACCCTGGCCATCCTCGGCCCCAACGGTTCGGGCAAGTCCACGCTCATGCGCGCGATGCTCGGCCTGGTCCCGCTCTCCGCCGGCCGGATCGAACTGCACGGCGCGCAGCCGCGCCGCTTCCGCGACTGGAGCCGGATCGGCTATGTGCCCCAGCGGCTCTCCGCGGGCGGGGGCGTACCCGCCACGGTGCGCGAAGTCGTGGCCTCGGGACAGGTGTCCCGGCGGCGCCGGCTGCACCGCACCACCGCCGCGCAGCGGTCCGCCGTCACCGAGGCGCTGGAGGCGGTCGACCTCGCCGACCGCTCCCGCGACTCCGTCCACGAACTCTCCGGCGGACAGCAGCAGCGGGTGCTCATCGCCCGGGCGCTGGCCGCCCGTCCCGACACCTTCCTGATGGACGAGCCGATGGCCGGTGTGGACGCCGCCAGCCAGCGGGCGCTCGCCCGCACCGTCACCCGGCTGAGCGCCCGGGGCGCCACCGTCGTGCTGGTCCTGCACGAACTCGGCCCTCTGGAGCCGCTGATCGGCCGCAGCGTCGTCCTCTCCGGCGGCCGCGTCGCCCACGACGGCGCCCCTCCCCCGCCCGAGGGCGAATGCGCCCGTCCCGGACACGACCACGTGCACCCGCACGCCGGTCACGAGCCCGCCCCGCCCGCCCTGCCCGACATCGAGGTTCCCCGCCGTGGCTGA
- a CDS encoding glycine--tRNA ligase, whose translation MAAKSEAMDALVNLAKRRGLVYPSSEIYGGLRASWDYGPLGVELKSNVKRQWWRAMVQERDDIVGLDSSVILAREVWEASGHVNAFVDPLTECQSCHKRFRPDHLVEAYEEKHGHEPENGLDDLACPNCGAKKSFTEPRMFNAMLRTYLGAVQDDESGLAFLRPETAQGIFINYLNVQQSARKKIPFGIGQIGKSFRNEITPGNFIFRTREFEQMEMEFFVRPGDDEEWHQYWIDGRMQWYADLGISKDNLRLYEHPQEKLSHYSKRTVDIEYRFNFTGSEWGELEGIANRTDFDLSTHSRASGVDLSYFDQEADERYVPYVIEPAAGVDRAVLTFMLDAYNVDEAPNAKGKMEKRAVMRLDPRLSPVKAAVLPLSRNTDLSPKARDLAATLRKRWNVEFDDAGAIGRRYRRQDEIGTPFCITVDFDTLEDNAVTVRERDTMSQERVSLDQVEMYLVERLPGV comes from the coding sequence ATGGCCGCCAAGTCAGAGGCAATGGACGCCCTTGTCAACCTCGCGAAGCGTCGGGGTCTGGTCTACCCCTCCAGCGAGATCTACGGGGGTCTGCGCGCCTCGTGGGACTACGGCCCGCTGGGTGTGGAGCTGAAGAGCAACGTCAAGCGCCAGTGGTGGCGCGCCATGGTCCAGGAGCGCGACGACATCGTCGGCCTGGACTCCAGCGTGATCCTCGCCCGCGAGGTGTGGGAGGCATCGGGCCACGTCAACGCCTTCGTCGACCCGCTGACCGAGTGCCAGTCCTGCCACAAGCGCTTCCGCCCCGACCACCTCGTCGAGGCCTACGAGGAGAAGCACGGCCACGAGCCGGAGAACGGCCTGGACGACCTCGCCTGCCCCAACTGCGGCGCCAAGAAGTCCTTCACCGAGCCGCGTATGTTCAACGCGATGCTGCGCACCTACCTCGGCGCCGTGCAGGACGACGAGTCGGGTCTGGCGTTCCTGCGGCCCGAGACGGCTCAGGGCATCTTCATCAACTACCTGAACGTGCAGCAGAGCGCGCGCAAGAAGATCCCCTTCGGCATCGGCCAGATCGGCAAGTCGTTCCGCAACGAGATCACGCCGGGCAACTTCATCTTCCGCACCCGCGAGTTCGAGCAGATGGAGATGGAGTTCTTCGTCCGCCCCGGCGACGACGAGGAATGGCACCAGTACTGGATCGACGGCCGCATGCAGTGGTACGCCGACCTGGGCATCTCCAAGGACAACCTGCGGCTCTACGAGCACCCGCAAGAGAAGCTGTCCCACTACTCCAAGCGCACCGTCGACATCGAGTACCGGTTCAACTTCACCGGTTCGGAGTGGGGCGAGCTGGAGGGCATCGCCAACCGCACCGACTTCGACCTCTCCACGCACTCCCGGGCCTCGGGCGTCGACCTCTCCTACTTCGACCAGGAGGCCGACGAGCGCTACGTGCCCTACGTGATCGAGCCGGCGGCCGGTGTCGACCGGGCGGTGCTGACCTTCATGCTCGACGCCTACAACGTCGACGAGGCGCCCAACGCCAAGGGCAAGATGGAGAAGCGCGCGGTGATGCGGCTGGACCCGCGCCTGTCGCCGGTCAAGGCGGCCGTGCTGCCGCTGTCGCGCAACACCGACCTCTCGCCCAAGGCCCGCGACCTCGCGGCTACTCTGCGCAAGCGCTGGAACGTGGAGTTCGACGACGCCGGCGCGATCGGCCGCCGCTACCGCCGCCAGGACGAGATCGGCACGCCGTTCTGCATCACCGTGGACTTCGACACCCTGGAGGACAACGCGGTCACCGTGCGGGAGCGCGACACCATGTCCCAGGAGCGCGTCTCGCTGGACCAGGTCGAGATGTACCTGGTGGAGCGCCTGCCGGGCGTCTGA
- a CDS encoding SGNH/GDSL hydrolase family protein, which translates to MSPLDLDTDALDYVALGDSFTEGVGDPYPPEQTAGRPAYRGWADRFAEHLAAHVPGLRYANLAVRGKLMRQIVADQLPRAAELKPDLASLSAGGNDLLRPGADPDRLARILERAVHRLQEAGADVVLFTGVNFSSGFMRLRIGTFARYYLNVRSIADRNGCYLVDQWSMRSLTDPRAWDTDRLHMSPEGHRRLALKVCETLGVRAEGSGDDDWPPAPPLDRRAARRADAQWAREYFVPWVGRRLTGRSSGDSVAAKRPEPLPVGAPWTTGTRTGAGGEAADHTR; encoded by the coding sequence TTGAGCCCGCTGGACCTCGACACCGACGCGCTGGACTACGTGGCGCTGGGGGACAGCTTCACCGAGGGCGTGGGCGACCCCTACCCGCCCGAGCAGACGGCGGGCCGCCCCGCGTATCGCGGCTGGGCGGACCGCTTCGCCGAGCACCTGGCCGCCCACGTGCCCGGTCTGCGCTACGCCAACCTCGCGGTCCGCGGCAAGCTGATGCGCCAGATCGTCGCCGACCAGCTGCCGCGCGCCGCGGAGCTGAAGCCGGATCTGGCCTCCCTGTCGGCGGGCGGAAACGACCTGCTGCGGCCCGGCGCCGACCCCGACCGGCTCGCCCGCATCCTGGAGCGGGCCGTGCACCGGCTGCAGGAGGCCGGCGCCGATGTCGTGCTGTTCACCGGCGTGAACTTCAGTAGCGGTTTCATGCGCCTGCGCATCGGCACGTTCGCCCGCTACTACTTGAATGTCCGCTCGATCGCCGACCGCAACGGCTGCTATCTGGTCGACCAGTGGTCCATGCGCTCGCTGACCGACCCGCGTGCCTGGGATACCGACCGCCTCCACATGTCGCCGGAGGGGCACCGCCGCCTGGCGCTGAAGGTGTGCGAGACCCTCGGCGTCCGGGCCGAGGGCAGCGGCGACGACGACTGGCCGCCCGCGCCCCCGCTCGACCGGCGCGCCGCCCGCCGGGCCGACGCGCAGTGGGCGCGGGAGTACTTCGTCCCGTGGGTGGGCCGGCGGCTGACCGGGCGCTCGTCCGGGGACAGTGTCGCCGCCAAGCGCCCGGAGCCGCTGCCGGTCGGCGCGCCGTGGACCACCGGAACGCGCACCGGTGCAGGCGGCGAGGCAGCCGACCACACGCGGTAG
- a CDS encoding CDP-glycerol glycerophosphotransferase family protein: MPKFSVIVTFDVTEPHLQDSLDSLARQDQRRDEAEVVLVPVAARAGEDAGEADTGHAEPHSADSGESAAPADGAGDPVPPPVAAGVSSAAGTDEADEYDADPDDAEDAGTAAQQPQEAPDEESDEAVDTARTEGLSTAREFAAAPPAGLRTTLAERSAPSHGAARAAGAAASTGEYLMFVQGGDMLSSYALSYLGGCLDDSGSDLATGDVYRFNELGTRPSAAHRKVFARTRTGVDVRAHPALLSDRLHGNKLWRRSFWDHLPAGSFVLRTDAGGDPDRDTDLDVVRALFAACSIDVLVAPVHLLRDRDAVDDLATAPGLSRRLTALTELSTALSGPDREIWDSRALRSDVRSILLRMDGADDDARRVFLDLANAYLDTVARSVLDSLGPLHRLNYFLVRKRQEERLLETVTFQKSVELKKAPVVRRGLHYYLRYPFFEDAAAGVPREVYRADSELKVRQKTESVEWRDGRLVVSGRVGVVHLRAARRWHQQILAFAVDTETGRRTPVPVKVRRAAEYRLPDLPTAARHDFGGFEITLDPERLRTGGGWQSGSWQLELVVVNRGLVRRRIVGNPVSGPVERPPYQRVDEDVWVRPAWDGDRRLAVEVAPAKARLDGHRINRAGARPELVLSGEFVAPPAAEARWLRLTRAPGTARLEYPLEVDGARFCTRVPVDDIVDNAVDEGTRLLRQEHWTADLVTPDGQLAPVALPDEVESAAYEAVDGYHELAVQRTGNGYLRVRGGWAHPVVREVSWSGRNLVLEGRYSAPAGAGLVFKALGRDEEHPVSLTRDGAAFRAAFTPADIPTLSGTLPLSAGSYQLWARVRRGDGPATDVGAEVDAELLHRLPLRMETPERTYTFEDTGSEMPVLRVASDLRPEEKGTFAQQRLRDSVYPALREEPLQPGILFDSYTGRQFSDSPHSIYAELRSRGDWAEYPMSWLVKDGQVNLPGDLERVRHNGGDFYEALARSAYLVTNSRQPAWFARRPDQVVVQTWHGSMLKRIGFDIENIRGKARDYHEKLAWETKQWDYLVSPSPWATPILRRAFRFEGEILETGYPRNDIFFSPEREAIAARIRRLLGLPEDKKVVLYAPTWRDDKYYTRGKHKLDLHLDLQRMYEKLGEDHVLLVRRHPRVVDSVPAVGRDFVYDVSLYPEIMELFLITDVLVTDYSSMMFDFANTGRPMLFFTYDIESYRDNLRGFYFDFEETAPGPLLKTSDDVIGALVDVDEVAAAYGGKYREFTDRFCPLDDGNASARVADRVFGAG, translated from the coding sequence GTGCCGAAGTTCAGCGTCATCGTGACTTTCGACGTCACCGAACCGCACCTGCAGGACAGCCTCGACTCGCTGGCGCGCCAAGACCAGCGCCGCGACGAGGCGGAAGTGGTCCTGGTGCCGGTGGCTGCCCGCGCCGGAGAGGATGCGGGCGAGGCGGATACCGGACACGCGGAACCGCATTCGGCGGATTCGGGGGAGTCGGCCGCACCGGCCGACGGCGCCGGCGACCCGGTCCCGCCGCCCGTCGCCGCGGGCGTCTCCAGCGCCGCCGGCACGGACGAGGCCGACGAGTACGACGCCGACCCCGACGATGCCGAAGACGCGGGTACAGCTGCACAGCAGCCGCAGGAGGCCCCCGACGAGGAGAGCGACGAGGCCGTGGACACGGCCCGGACCGAAGGACTCTCAACGGCGCGCGAGTTCGCCGCGGCCCCGCCCGCGGGGCTGCGCACCACACTGGCCGAGCGGTCCGCGCCGTCCCACGGCGCCGCGCGCGCCGCCGGAGCCGCCGCCTCCACCGGCGAATACCTGATGTTCGTACAAGGCGGGGACATGCTGAGCAGCTACGCCCTGTCCTACCTGGGCGGCTGCCTCGACGACTCCGGCTCCGACCTCGCCACCGGCGACGTCTACCGCTTCAACGAGCTGGGCACGCGGCCGTCCGCCGCCCACCGCAAGGTCTTCGCCCGCACCCGCACCGGCGTCGACGTGCGCGCACATCCCGCCCTGCTGTCCGACCGCCTGCACGGCAACAAGCTCTGGCGCCGCTCGTTCTGGGACCATCTGCCCGCCGGCTCGTTCGTCCTCCGCACCGATGCCGGAGGGGACCCGGACCGCGACACCGACCTGGACGTGGTCCGCGCGTTGTTCGCCGCCTGCTCGATCGACGTGCTCGTCGCCCCCGTGCACCTGCTGCGCGACCGCGACGCCGTCGACGACCTCGCCACCGCGCCGGGGCTGTCCCGCCGCCTCACCGCCCTGACCGAGCTCTCCACCGCGCTGAGCGGGCCCGATCGCGAAATCTGGGACTCGCGCGCGCTGCGCAGCGACGTGCGGTCCATCCTGCTGCGGATGGACGGCGCCGACGACGACGCGCGCAGGGTGTTCCTCGACCTGGCCAACGCCTACCTGGACACGGTCGCGCGCAGCGTGCTGGACAGCCTGGGCCCGCTGCACCGGCTGAACTACTTCCTGGTCCGCAAGCGCCAGGAGGAGCGCCTGCTGGAGACGGTCACCTTCCAGAAGAGCGTCGAGCTGAAGAAGGCGCCGGTCGTACGCCGCGGACTGCACTACTACCTGCGCTACCCCTTCTTCGAGGACGCCGCGGCAGGGGTGCCGCGCGAGGTCTACCGAGCCGACAGCGAACTCAAGGTCCGGCAGAAGACAGAGTCCGTCGAGTGGCGCGACGGCCGTCTGGTGGTCTCCGGCCGGGTCGGCGTGGTGCATCTGCGGGCGGCCCGCCGCTGGCACCAGCAGATCCTCGCGTTCGCCGTCGACACCGAGACCGGGCGGCGCACCCCCGTCCCCGTCAAGGTCCGCAGGGCCGCCGAGTACCGACTGCCCGACCTGCCCACCGCGGCCCGCCACGACTTCGGCGGCTTCGAGATCACCCTCGACCCGGAGCGGCTGCGCACGGGCGGCGGGTGGCAGTCCGGGAGCTGGCAGTTGGAGCTGGTGGTGGTCAACCGCGGCCTGGTGCGCCGCCGCATCGTGGGCAATCCGGTCAGCGGACCGGTGGAACGGCCTCCCTACCAGCGCGTCGACGAGGACGTGTGGGTCCGCCCGGCTTGGGACGGCGACCGCCGGCTCGCCGTGGAGGTCGCCCCTGCCAAGGCGCGTCTGGACGGGCACCGCATCAACCGGGCCGGGGCCCGTCCCGAGCTCGTGCTCAGCGGCGAGTTCGTCGCCCCGCCCGCGGCGGAGGCGCGGTGGCTGCGGCTGACCCGCGCACCGGGCACGGCCCGGCTGGAGTATCCGCTGGAGGTCGACGGCGCGCGCTTCTGCACGCGGGTGCCGGTCGACGACATCGTCGACAACGCCGTTGACGAGGGCACCCGGTTGCTGCGCCAGGAGCACTGGACCGCCGACCTGGTCACCCCCGATGGCCAACTCGCCCCCGTCGCCCTGCCCGACGAGGTGGAGTCCGCCGCCTACGAGGCCGTGGACGGCTACCACGAGCTCGCCGTGCAGCGCACCGGCAACGGCTATCTGCGGGTGCGCGGCGGCTGGGCCCACCCCGTGGTACGCGAGGTGTCCTGGTCGGGCCGCAACCTCGTGCTGGAGGGCCGCTACTCCGCACCGGCCGGCGCCGGACTCGTCTTCAAGGCCCTGGGCCGCGACGAGGAGCACCCCGTCTCGCTCACCCGCGACGGCGCCGCCTTCCGGGCCGCGTTCACCCCGGCCGACATCCCCACGCTGTCGGGCACGCTGCCGCTGTCCGCCGGCAGCTACCAGCTCTGGGCGCGGGTGCGCCGCGGCGACGGCCCCGCCACCGACGTCGGCGCCGAGGTCGACGCCGAACTGCTGCACCGCCTGCCGCTGCGCATGGAGACCCCCGAGCGCACCTACACCTTCGAGGACACCGGCAGCGAGATGCCCGTGCTGCGCGTGGCCAGCGACCTGCGTCCCGAGGAGAAGGGAACCTTCGCCCAGCAGCGGCTGCGCGATTCCGTCTACCCGGCGCTGCGCGAGGAGCCGCTGCAGCCGGGCATCCTCTTCGACAGCTACACCGGACGCCAGTTCTCCGACAGCCCGCACAGCATCTACGCCGAGCTGCGCTCCCGGGGGGACTGGGCCGAGTACCCCATGTCGTGGCTGGTCAAGGACGGCCAGGTGAACCTCCCCGGCGACCTGGAGCGGGTGCGCCACAACGGCGGCGACTTCTACGAGGCGCTGGCGCGCAGCGCCTACCTGGTGACCAACTCCCGCCAGCCGGCCTGGTTCGCCCGGCGCCCCGACCAGGTCGTGGTCCAGACCTGGCACGGGTCGATGCTCAAGCGCATCGGCTTCGACATCGAGAACATCCGCGGCAAGGCCCGCGACTACCACGAGAAGCTGGCCTGGGAGACCAAGCAGTGGGACTACCTCGTCTCGCCGAGCCCGTGGGCCACACCCATCCTGCGGCGCGCGTTCCGCTTCGAAGGCGAGATCCTGGAGACCGGCTACCCGCGCAACGACATCTTCTTCTCCCCCGAGCGCGAGGCGATCGCGGCCCGCATCCGGCGCCTGCTGGGCCTGCCCGAGGACAAGAAGGTCGTGCTCTACGCGCCCACCTGGCGTGACGACAAGTACTACACCCGCGGCAAGCACAAGCTCGATCTGCACCTGGACCTGCAGCGGATGTACGAGAAGCTGGGCGAGGACCACGTGCTGCTGGTGCGCCGCCATCCGCGGGTCGTCGACAGCGTGCCGGCCGTGGGCCGCGACTTCGTCTACGACGTGTCGCTCTACCCGGAGATCATGGAGCTGTTCCTGATCACCGACGTGCTGGTCACCGACTATTCGTCGATGATGTTCGACTTCGCCAACACCGGCCGTCCGATGCTGTTCTTCACTTACGACATCGAGAGCTACCGTGACAACCTGCGCGGGTTCTACTTCGACTTCGAGGAGACCGCGCCGGGGCCGCTGCTGAAGACCTCCGACGACGTAATCGGCGCGCTGGTGGACGTGGACGAGGTGGCCGCGGCCTACGGCGGCAAGTACCGGGAGTTCACCGACCGTTTCTGCCCGCTGGACGACGGCAACGCCTCCGCGCGGGTGGCCGACCGGGTCTTCGGCGCGGGCTGA
- a CDS encoding antibiotic biosynthesis monooxygenase family protein has translation MVVITRFTVSLGGEDAFVARAEAAVEAMARRPGFRGSRIGRAADDPQLWTVVTEWEGPGAYRRALSNFDVRVAAVPLLSEARNEPSAFEVVARRDAADEQAGAGGGAPGSGGSAV, from the coding sequence GTGGTCGTGATCACCCGTTTCACCGTTTCCCTCGGCGGCGAGGACGCTTTCGTCGCCCGTGCCGAGGCCGCCGTCGAGGCTATGGCTCGGCGCCCCGGCTTCCGCGGTTCGCGCATCGGGCGCGCCGCCGACGACCCGCAGTTGTGGACGGTGGTCACCGAGTGGGAGGGGCCCGGGGCCTACCGCCGGGCCCTGTCGAACTTCGACGTACGCGTGGCCGCGGTGCCGCTGCTGTCGGAGGCCCGCAACGAGCCGAGCGCGTTCGAGGTGGTCGCCCGCCGCGACGCGGCCGACGAGCAGGCCGGTGCCGGGGGAGGGGCGCCGGGCTCCGGGGGCTCCGCGGTCTGA
- a CDS encoding metal ABC transporter permease, with protein sequence MAEMLQLDFMRRALLAAVLVGMVAPVIGTFLVQRRLALLGDGIGHVALTGVALGFLTSTSPVATAAVVAAVGAGLIELVRVRARTSGDVALALLFYGGIAGGVLLIGLAPGTTTATLTAYLFGSVSTVTGGDIVLVAVLAALVLGTVGYFGRELFVLCQDEEVARAHGLPVRLLSLVIAITAALTVVLAMRVVGVLLVSALMVVPVAAAQQLSRSFKVTLALAVVIGTASALGGLSTAYYADVAPGAAIVLLTLAVFAIAVGAGYLLRGARGLGGRPRGGGEADAPDTIPQTEQGGVAR encoded by the coding sequence GTGGCTGAGATGCTCCAGCTGGACTTCATGCGCCGGGCACTGCTGGCCGCCGTACTGGTGGGCATGGTCGCGCCGGTCATCGGCACCTTCCTGGTGCAGCGCCGGCTCGCCCTGCTGGGCGACGGGATCGGCCACGTCGCCCTCACCGGCGTCGCGCTGGGATTTCTGACCAGCACGTCTCCGGTCGCCACCGCTGCCGTCGTCGCCGCGGTGGGCGCCGGGCTGATCGAACTGGTCCGGGTCCGCGCGCGCACAAGCGGCGACGTCGCGCTGGCGCTGCTGTTCTACGGCGGGATCGCGGGTGGGGTGCTGCTGATCGGCCTCGCGCCGGGCACCACCACCGCCACCCTCACCGCCTACCTGTTCGGCTCGGTCAGCACGGTCACCGGCGGCGACATCGTGCTGGTCGCCGTGCTGGCGGCACTGGTGCTGGGCACCGTCGGCTACTTCGGCCGCGAACTGTTCGTCCTCTGCCAGGACGAGGAGGTCGCCCGCGCCCACGGCCTGCCGGTGCGCCTGCTGAGCCTGGTCATCGCGATCACCGCCGCCCTGACCGTGGTCCTGGCCATGCGCGTGGTGGGTGTGCTGCTGGTCAGTGCACTGATGGTGGTTCCCGTGGCGGCCGCACAGCAGCTCAGCCGCAGCTTCAAGGTCACCCTGGCGCTGGCCGTGGTCATCGGCACGGCTTCGGCGCTGGGCGGGCTCTCCACCGCTTACTACGCCGACGTCGCACCGGGCGCGGCCATCGTGCTGCTCACCCTCGCCGTGTTCGCGATCGCCGTGGGCGCCGGGTATCTGCTGCGCGGCGCGCGGGGCCTCGGCGGCCGCCCCCGGGGAGGCGGGGAGGCGGACGCGCCCGATACGATTCCCCAGACCGAGCAGGGGGGCGTAGCAAGATGA
- a CDS encoding DUF6703 family protein encodes MSAKRKKRAAGGSTGSAPTSGASGASRPLPPGDTLYTPGSGRFRQEVERRSAVPLVWLHNAPRLLLPAVMGAALIAGLVLPGALGTLPLVLIAAFFAWLAFLTWPRLRTGERAMRVVAIAVLLGLGVLQTGLF; translated from the coding sequence GTGTCGGCCAAGCGCAAGAAGCGGGCAGCGGGCGGGTCCACCGGCTCCGCCCCTACGTCCGGGGCGTCGGGCGCGTCGCGTCCCCTGCCGCCCGGCGACACGCTCTACACGCCCGGTTCCGGCCGCTTCCGCCAAGAGGTGGAGCGGCGCAGCGCGGTGCCGCTGGTGTGGCTGCACAACGCTCCGCGCCTCCTGCTGCCGGCGGTCATGGGCGCGGCCCTCATCGCGGGCCTGGTGCTGCCGGGGGCACTGGGCACGCTGCCGCTGGTGCTGATCGCGGCGTTCTTCGCCTGGCTGGCGTTCCTCACCTGGCCGCGCCTGCGCACCGGCGAGCGGGCCATGCGGGTGGTGGCGATCGCGGTGCTGCTGGGATTGGGCGTACTGCAGACCGGGCTGTTCTGA
- a CDS encoding isoprenyl transferase: MSLFNTSSTASANRPPNPHPSGARPPELPKELIPQHVAIVMDGNGRWAKERGLARTEGHRAGESSLFDVVEGALELGVGHLSAYAFSTENWKRSPDEVRFLMGFNREVIRRRRDELHAMGVRVRWAGRRGRLWKSVISELEDAEEMTKHNTALTLQFCVNYGGRAEIADAAAALARKAAEGRLNPDRITEAMLAKHLDEPDIPDVDLFLRSSGEQRTSNFLLWQSAYAEMVFLDTLWPDFDRRHFWHACQVYASRDRRYGGAVPNPVEPRPTTTEEAR, from the coding sequence TTGAGCCTGTTCAACACCTCCTCCACCGCGTCGGCCAACCGGCCGCCGAACCCGCACCCCAGCGGAGCCCGGCCGCCGGAGCTGCCCAAGGAGCTGATCCCCCAGCACGTGGCGATCGTGATGGACGGCAACGGCCGCTGGGCCAAGGAGCGCGGACTGGCCCGCACCGAGGGCCACCGGGCCGGTGAGAGCTCGCTGTTCGACGTCGTCGAGGGCGCGCTGGAGCTGGGTGTGGGCCACCTCTCCGCCTACGCCTTCTCCACCGAGAACTGGAAGCGCTCGCCCGACGAGGTGCGCTTCCTCATGGGCTTCAACCGCGAGGTCATCCGCCGAAGGCGCGACGAGCTGCACGCCATGGGTGTCCGGGTCCGCTGGGCGGGGCGGCGCGGACGGTTGTGGAAGAGCGTCATCTCCGAGTTGGAGGACGCCGAGGAGATGACCAAGCACAACACGGCGCTGACCCTGCAGTTCTGCGTCAACTACGGCGGCCGCGCCGAGATCGCCGACGCCGCGGCGGCGCTCGCCCGCAAGGCCGCCGAGGGCCGCCTCAACCCCGACCGCATCACCGAGGCCATGCTGGCCAAGCACCTCGACGAGCCCGACATCCCCGACGTCGACCTGTTCCTGCGCTCCTCCGGCGAGCAGCGCACGTCCAACTTCCTGCTGTGGCAGTCGGCCTACGCCGAGATGGTCTTCCTCGACACCCTCTGGCCCGACTTCGACCGCCGCCACTTCTGGCACGCCTGCCAGGTCTACGCCAGCCGCGACCGCCGCTACGGCGGCGCCGTGCCCAATCCCGTCGAGCCCCGACCGACGACCACCGAGGAGGCGCGTTGA